The Pantanalinema sp. genome contains the following window.
AGTTGAGTTCCTTGACCGCCTTGGCCATCGCCTGGGCGGTGTCCTCGCCCACGTACTCGTTGACGGCCCAGGTCCCGTCGGCGAGCTTGTAGGTCTGGTGCAGGCCCTGCTTGACCTTGAAGTCGATGACCGCGTCCCCGGTGGCGTCGTCGAAGCTGCCGTTCGACGTGACCTTGTCGTAGCCGAGGCGAGCGAGCAAGGTCTGGAGCTGCTTGATCACCGCGGGCGAGCCCGAATCGGGGCCGATGGCGCCGCGGGCCGCGTACTCGCCGACCTCCTTGAGGAAGGCCTGCACGTTCGCAGAGTCGCTCTGGATGCCCCGCTCCTTGATCAGGGCCTCGACCTCGGCGCTGACGGCGGGCTTGGTCTCAGGCTTGGCCTCGGCGGCAGGCTTGGTCTCAGGCTTGGCCTCGGCGGCGGGCTTGGTCTCAGGCTTGGGGGCTTCCGCCGCCTTGCCGGGGATCTGGAGCTTCTGGCCGGGCAGGATCAGGTTGGGGTTCGACCCGATGACCTGCTTGTTGAGGTCGTAGATCTCACGCCAGCGGTTCGCATCCCCGAGCGTCTGCTGGGCGATACGCGCCAGGTTGTCATTCGCCTTCACCACGTAGGTGGTCGGCGCCGCGGGCTTGGTCTCGGCAGGCTTGACCTCGGCGGGCTTGCCGGTCGCCTCGGGCTTGCCGGTCGCCTCGGGCTTGCCGGCCGCCTCGGGCTCCTCGGGGGCCGCGTACTCCTGCTGCGCCTCGGCGATGAGGGCGCTGAGCTCCTCGTCGCCGTAGCCCCGCTCGTTGAGGGCGGCGGCGATCTCGTTGAGCTTGTCCTCCACGTCGGCGCGGGCATTCTCGTGGGAGAGTCCGTAGCCCGTCAGGTCGTGGATGGCGACCAGGGCCGCTTCTTCCATCGCGGTCTGGGCCTTGGCGCGCTCGGCCGCGGTCTTGGCCCCGTCGAAGGCGCCGAGCGCGCCGTCGAGCGCCTCGAGGGAGGCCTTGACCTGGCTGCCCGTGACCCCGGCTGCGGTCGAGGGCTCCGCCTCGCCGACGCCGGCCTTGCGCTTGGCCATCGAGACCAGGGCCTGGGCGGTCGTCTCGTCCACGTACTCGTTGACCGCGGGGGTGCCGTCGGCCATCCGGTAGGTCTGGGTGATGCCCACGCGCTGCTTGAAGTCGATGACCGCCAGCGCGGTGTCCTCATCGAAGGTGCCCGAGGGCTTCACGTCGTAGCCGATCTTGCGCAGGATCGTCTGGAGCTGGGCGACCTGCTCGGGGTTATCGGTCTCGGGACCGATGGCGCCCTCGGCGTAGCTCGCGACCTCGGCCTTGAAGGCCGCGATGTTGGCGGGGGTGTCGAGCAAGCCGTACTTCTCGGCGATCCCGCCGTCCGCCGTGTTCTTGACGTCGCTCACCCGGCCGATGACCGAGGCCGCGAGCGCGGGGCGCGCCAGCTGAACCAGCTCGCCCAGCTTCACGTCGGGAAGGTTGCTCACCAGCTGAGCGCCGGCGCTGACGGCGCGGCCCACCGCCTCGGCGGGCGCCTCCCAGATGCGGCGCAGGGGGATGTCGCCGATGTTGGCCAGCCCCGACAGGCCGTTCTTGATCGCCTGGCCGGCACCCGCGAGGGCCTGGTAGGTGACCTTGAAGGGGTAGGTCGCCACCTGGCCGACCGCGCGGGGGATGTCGCCCAGGCGCATGTCGCCGACCTTGCCGAGCGCGCTCGAGACCTTGTCGCCGACCTGGGCGAGGTTCTCGCCCACGTTCTTGGCCACGTGGTTCACCGCCACGATCGACTTGTCGACCGGGCGACCGATGGCGCGGGCGCCCTTCTCGAGCGGCCGAGTGATGTAGTTGGTGCGCTCGAACTGGTTGGCGATGGTGACCGAGTTGTTCAGCAGGGTCTTGGTGCTGGGCTTGAGGGTGTTGGCCAGAGCCGAGAGGGCGCTGTCGCCGGCCGCCACGCCGAGCTGGCCTGCCATGTAGGTCTTGGCCGCATCGAGGGCGACCTTCTGGGAGGCGCCGGAGAGCCGGTTCTGCTTGAAGATGTCGTCGGCGGCGGCCAGCAGGGTATCGGCCTGCTTGGCCGAGAGGCCGAAGGTCTTGACCGCCGAGGAGGCGTTCTTGGTCAGCTTGATGGGCAGGTCGTAGGCGGGGGCCAAAGCGCCGGCCTTGGCCGCGACCGTGCCGCCCGCCTTGGCGGCGGCGTTCAGCAGGGAGTCCGAGTGCTGAGCCAGGGCCGACATGGTCATGACCTTGGTGCCCGCCTGGGTGGCGACGTTGACGGTCTGGGCGTTGGTGGCCCAGGTCGCGTACTTCATGGCCCGGGCGACACCCTGCTCGGTGCCCGTGGCGGCGAAGCCCGCCGCCTTCTCCATGATGCGGCCGAACTGCTCGAGCTTGGCGGCCTCGCCCACGTGGCCGAGGGCCTTGAGCTTGGCGGCCTTCTCCATGGCCGTCGCGGCCTGGCCGGCGATCTTGCCGGAGAGCTCGGCGCCCTTGGCGCCGAGGGTGCCCGCGGCGGCCGCGGCGGTGCCCACCTGGCCTGCTCCCTTGGCGCCCGAGATGAGGCCCTTGGCGCTGTTGATCACGCCCTTGGCGCCGCTGACCACCTGGCTGGGGCTGACGAAGAGCGAGCCGATCTCGACGATGCCGCGACCGAGGGCGAGGCCGGGACGGCCGTCCTTGATGGCCTGCTTGTAGGGCTCGACGAAGGCGTTGACCAGCGACGCCGGGTGGGTGATGACGTACCCGATGCCCTTGAGGGTCTGGATGGGGTGGAGGATGACGTTCGCGACGCCCTTGACCATGTCGCCGATGGCCTGACCACCGCCCAGAAACACGTCGCCGATGTGGCCCAGCAGCCCGCGGCCCTCCTTTGGCTTGGCCTCGGAGAGAGTCGGCTGCGCGTAAGCGGCCTCCTCGGCGCCTTCAAGCTCGGCGGCGCGGGAGCGCTCGTCCAGCTGCGAGGTCTGGAGGGGCGACGTCTGCTGCGTGCGAGCAACAGCCGTGCGCATCGAGGTTTGGTTGACGTTCCCCATGATTCCCTCCTGTGTGTTTCAGGCGTTTCGTTTCCCGCGCCACCGGGATCATCGCTGCGAGGCAGCCAAGACTTGCGCGGATCTCCGGATCGGCTGAACCTGGTGACGGAGATCCCATTTTCGTTATACCCAACGGCCAAGCGCGACTTGCCTCCGATCCGGGGGATCGGAGGCTAAGATTCACCTAATTGCGCTTTAAAGAAGACTTAAGAGCGGCCCAGGGCCTGGCATGCGGCGCAGCGGCCGAAGATCTTGAATTGCACGTCCAGCACGGCGAAGCCGAAGGCCTCGGCGGCCGAGCGGGCCGCCGCCTCGAGCTCCTCGCCCGAGAACTCGAGGGTCGTGCCGCACTGCACGCAGATCATGTGCTGGTGGGGCGTCTCCTCGCGGTTGAACTCGTAGTGCTTGTGGCCCTCGGCGAAGTCCACCTCGCGCAAGAGGCCCAGCGACGCCAGGAGCTTGAGGGTGCGGTAGGCGGTCGCCAGGCTGATCCGGGGCTCCTCGACCGAGAGGCGCTGGTACAGGTCCTCGGCGCTGAGGTGGGTGCCGCCGGGGAGCTCCTGGAAGACGCGCAGGATCCGCTCGCGCTGCGGGGTGATGCGGTACCCCCGGCGCCGGAGGTCCTTCTCGACCAGTTCGCGCTCGTCGGCTGCCATGCCCCTACCCTTCATGATCCAGCGGGAAGGTGATGAGGAAGGTGGTGCCGACGTTGATCTCGCTCGAGACCACCACGTTGCCGCCGTGGGCGACGATGATGTCCTTGACGATCGACAGGCCCAGGCCCACCCCGCCCGTGACCCGCGAGCGGCTCTTGTCCACCCGGTAGAAGCGATCGAAGATGCGGGGGCGATCGATCTCGGGGATGCCGATCCCCGTGTCGATGACCTTGATCTTGATGGCCTTATCCCCCTCGTCGAACGCGATGTCGAGGGTGACGGTACCCGAGGCCGGCGTGAACTTGATCGCGTTGTCCACCAGGTTGATCAGGACCTGGTGGATCCGGTCGCGATCGCCGCGATAGACGGGCAGGCTCTCCGGGCAGTTGACCACGAGGTTGACGTGGTTGAGATCCGCGTGGGGATCGAGGGTGGTCTTGACCTCGCCGGCGAGCTCGGGGAAGGTGAAGTCGGCCATGTGCAGCGTCGGGCGGCCGTGGAGGTTGGCCACCACCAGCAGCTCGTTGACCAGCCGGGTGAGGCGATCCGCCTCGCGCTGGATGTTGCTCAGGAACTTGGCGCGCATCTTCTCGCTGGCCATCGCGCCCAGCTGGAGGCTCTCGGCCGCCATCCGGATCGAGGTCAGGGGGGTGCGCAGCTCGTGGCTGACGTTGGCGACGAAGTCCTGCTGCATGTTCGCCAGGCGATGGACCGAGGTGAGGTTGTGGATCACCAGGAGGCGCCGATCCTCCAGCGGCTGCGCCGTCAGGTACAGGACCTGCCCCCGCCACCAGTCGGGAATCAGCTCGAGCTCTCCCTCGCCCCTTTCGAGGAGGGCGGCGACGGCCGGGTCGGCGAGCAGGCGCTCGAGGCGCTCGGCGCCCACGGTCTCGGGCTTCTCCCCGGACTCGGCCAAAAGCTGGAGCAGCTGGGGGTTGCGCGAGACGAGGCGCCCCCCGTCGAGCACGGCGATGCCGTCCAGCAGCTTGGGCAAAAGCGAGACTTCATCCTTCTGGGCGGTGGTCATGGGCGTTCCTCTCGTGCGGCCTCGCGGCCCGGAGCCTGGCCCGCGATCGCCAGGGCGATGGCCGCCATGCCGTGGGCGGCCTCGCCGAGCGAGGCGATGCGGACGCGATCGTAGGGGGTGTGGGCGTACTTCTCCTCGCCGGGCGCGTAGCCGATCGTCGGCACCCCGGCGATGGTGGAAACATACCCGCCCTCGGTCGAAAAGCACCACTTGTCGAGGCGCGGCGCCTGGCCGAGGGCCGCGAGGGCCTCGACCGAGGCGACGACCATGGGGTGGCGATCCGAGGTCAGGAAGGGGGGGAGCAGCTTCGGGACTTCCCTGGCGATGCCGGTGTAGGCCGTCTCCAGGACCGTTCGCACCTTCACCTCGGCCTTGAAGTTGGAATCCTTCTCGGCGGCACGGCTGATGAGCGACTGGATCTGCATGACCACCGTGTCCAGGGACTCGGTGGGCAAGAAGCGGCGGTCGATCGATGCGACGCAGCGATCCGGGATGATCGAGACGCGCGCGGGCGCGCACGCGAGGTCGATCAGCGCGACGGTGCTCTTCTCGAGGAAGGGGTGGCTCGGCAGCGTCTGGGCGAGCTCCTGCAGACCCTCGACGATCCCCGCCATCTTGTAGGCGGCGTTGACGCCCAGGCCGGGGGCGGCCGCGTGGGCAGTGCGGCCGATGGTCACGAGCTCCAGCTCGAGACGCCCGCGCTGGCCGAGGTAGACGTCGAGTCCCGTCGGGTCCCCCATCACCGCGAGCGCGGGCGCAAGGCCCATCGCGCCGAACGTCACATCGAAGAGGTGGGCGACCCCGAAGGCCTCCGAGCGCTCGGCCAT
Protein-coding sequences here:
- a CDS encoding ATP-binding protein, which gives rise to MTTAQKDEVSLLPKLLDGIAVLDGGRLVSRNPQLLQLLAESGEKPETVGAERLERLLADPAVAALLERGEGELELIPDWWRGQVLYLTAQPLEDRRLLVIHNLTSVHRLANMQQDFVANVSHELRTPLTSIRMAAESLQLGAMASEKMRAKFLSNIQREADRLTRLVNELLVVANLHGRPTLHMADFTFPELAGEVKTTLDPHADLNHVNLVVNCPESLPVYRGDRDRIHQVLINLVDNAIKFTPASGTVTLDIAFDEGDKAIKIKVIDTGIGIPEIDRPRIFDRFYRVDKSRSRVTGGVGLGLSIVKDIIVAHGGNVVVSSEINVGTTFLITFPLDHEG
- a CDS encoding peptidoglycan-binding protein, with the translated sequence MGNVNQTSMRTAVARTQQTSPLQTSQLDERSRAAELEGAEEAAYAQPTLSEAKPKEGRGLLGHIGDVFLGGGQAIGDMVKGVANVILHPIQTLKGIGYVITHPASLVNAFVEPYKQAIKDGRPGLALGRGIVEIGSLFVSPSQVVSGAKGVINSAKGLISGAKGAGQVGTAAAAAGTLGAKGAELSGKIAGQAATAMEKAAKLKALGHVGEAAKLEQFGRIMEKAAGFAATGTEQGVARAMKYATWATNAQTVNVATQAGTKVMTMSALAQHSDSLLNAAAKAGGTVAAKAGALAPAYDLPIKLTKNASSAVKTFGLSAKQADTLLAAADDIFKQNRLSGASQKVALDAAKTYMAGQLGVAAGDSALSALANTLKPSTKTLLNNSVTIANQFERTNYITRPLEKGARAIGRPVDKSIVAVNHVAKNVGENLAQVGDKVSSALGKVGDMRLGDIPRAVGQVATYPFKVTYQALAGAGQAIKNGLSGLANIGDIPLRRIWEAPAEAVGRAVSAGAQLVSNLPDVKLGELVQLARPALAASVIGRVSDVKNTADGGIAEKYGLLDTPANIAAFKAEVASYAEGAIGPETDNPEQVAQLQTILRKIGYDVKPSGTFDEDTALAVIDFKQRVGITQTYRMADGTPAVNEYVDETTAQALVSMAKRKAGVGEAEPSTAAGVTGSQVKASLEALDGALGAFDGAKTAAERAKAQTAMEEAALVAIHDLTGYGLSHENARADVEDKLNEIAAALNERGYGDEELSALIAEAQQEYAAPEEPEAAGKPEATGKPEATGKPAEVKPAETKPAAPTTYVVKANDNLARIAQQTLGDANRWREIYDLNKQVIGSNPNLILPGQKLQIPGKAAEAPKPETKPAAEAKPETKPAAEAKPETKPAVSAEVEALIKERGIQSDSANVQAFLKEVGEYAARGAIGPDSGSPAVIKQLQTLLARLGYDKVTSNGSFDDATGDAVIDFKVKQGLHQTYKLADGTWAVNEYVGEDTAQAMAKAVKELN
- a CDS encoding M20/M25/M40 family metallo-hydrolase — encoded protein: MRQRLAEHLERHRADLQRFAAELIRTPSPSGDEGAVAALVAAAMRDHGFDECRIDEVGNVVGVIRGSGAGPSVLFCSHLDTRAPLDPERWGHPPLEPVEQDGYLLGLGAADAKGAIAAQVFAASALRALGLPLSGDVIVAGVVMAERSEAFGVAHLFDVTFGAMGLAPALAVMGDPTGLDVYLGQRGRLELELVTIGRTAHAAAPGLGVNAAYKMAGIVEGLQELAQTLPSHPFLEKSTVALIDLACAPARVSIIPDRCVASIDRRFLPTESLDTVVMQIQSLISRAAEKDSNFKAEVKVRTVLETAYTGIAREVPKLLPPFLTSDRHPMVVASVEALAALGQAPRLDKWCFSTEGGYVSTIAGVPTIGYAPGEEKYAHTPYDRVRIASLGEAAHGMAAIALAIAGQAPGREAAREERP
- a CDS encoding Fur family transcriptional regulator → MAADERELVEKDLRRRGYRITPQRERILRVFQELPGGTHLSAEDLYQRLSVEEPRISLATAYRTLKLLASLGLLREVDFAEGHKHYEFNREETPHQHMICVQCGTTLEFSGEELEAAARSAAEAFGFAVLDVQFKIFGRCAACQALGRS